A genomic segment from Lutibacter sp. A80 encodes:
- the purU gene encoding formyltetrahydrofolate deformylase, translating into MKKITILINCNDGKGIIASVTNFIHQQNGNIVYIDQHVDRQDNMFFMRLECELLEESFSFRVFKKVFSDVIAEKFEMTWSLYDSDIKPKMALFVSKYEHCLYDILSRYSTNELDVEIPLIISNHPDLEPIAKSFNIPFYCIKVTKETKQQAEASQLKLLREYEIDFIALARYMQIISSKLIQEYTNKIINIHHSFLPAFPGAKPYHSAFKRGVKIIGATSHYVTEELDEGPIIEQDITRVSHINTIKDFILKGRDLEKIVLSRALKLHIKRKVMVFKNKTVVFK; encoded by the coding sequence ATGAAAAAAATAACAATACTTATAAATTGTAATGACGGTAAAGGTATAATTGCATCCGTAACTAATTTTATACACCAACAAAACGGAAATATTGTATATATAGATCAGCATGTTGATAGGCAAGATAATATGTTTTTTATGCGATTGGAATGTGAGCTTTTAGAAGAATCATTTTCTTTCCGTGTTTTTAAAAAGGTTTTTAGTGATGTAATTGCCGAGAAATTTGAAATGACTTGGAGTTTGTACGATTCTGATATAAAGCCAAAAATGGCATTGTTTGTTTCTAAATACGAACATTGTTTGTATGATATTTTAAGTAGGTATAGCACAAATGAATTAGATGTAGAAATACCGTTAATAATAAGTAATCATCCAGATTTAGAACCAATAGCTAAATCTTTTAATATTCCGTTTTACTGTATAAAAGTTACAAAAGAAACAAAGCAACAGGCTGAAGCATCTCAGTTAAAGTTATTGCGTGAATATGAAATTGATTTTATTGCGTTAGCAAGATATATGCAAATAATTTCATCTAAATTAATTCAAGAATATACCAACAAAATTATAAATATTCACCATTCATTTTTACCTGCATTTCCTGGTGCAAAACCTTATCATTCAGCTTTTAAAAGAGGTGTTAAAATTATTGGAGCCACAAGTCATTATGTTACTGAAGAGTTAGATGAAGGACCAATAATTGAACAAGATATAACACGTGTTTCTCATATAAATACTATTAAAGACTTTATTTTAAAAGGTAGAGATTTAGAAAAAATAGTATTGTCAAGAGCTCTAAAATTACATATAAAGAGGAAGGTGATGGTTTTTAAAAATAAAACAGTTGTCTTTAAATAA
- a CDS encoding DUF4136 domain-containing protein, which produces MKAVKFLPLMLLFLVASCSSVKVTSDYDTSTDFTKYKTYAFYKKGIDKVEISDLDKRRILKALESELAAKGFTKSSNPDVLVNIFTKAHQKVDVYNNNSMHIGWHPWYYGPNYGMHISKYTEGTLFIDLIDSNKKELIWQGIGSGGLTTSGNVAKKEERIREFVAEIMTNYPPVIE; this is translated from the coding sequence ATGAAAGCCGTAAAATTTCTTCCGTTAATGCTTCTTTTTTTAGTTGCATCTTGTAGCTCGGTTAAAGTTACATCAGATTATGATACATCAACTGATTTTACCAAATACAAAACATATGCATTCTATAAAAAAGGAATTGATAAAGTTGAAATATCGGATTTAGACAAACGTAGAATTTTAAAAGCTCTTGAATCAGAATTAGCAGCTAAAGGTTTTACAAAATCTTCAAATCCAGATGTTCTTGTCAATATTTTTACAAAAGCGCATCAAAAAGTAGATGTTTATAATAATAATTCTATGCACATTGGTTGGCATCCTTGGTATTACGGACCAAATTATGGTATGCATATTTCTAAATACACAGAAGGAACACTTTTTATTGATTTAATAGATTCTAATAAGAAAGAGTTGATTTGGCAAGGTATTGGAAGCGGAGGTTTAACAACTTCTGGAAATGTTGCTAAAAAAGAAGAAAGAATTAGAGAATTTGTTGCTGAAATAATGACAAATTACCCTCCAGTAATTGAATAA
- a CDS encoding DUF5522 domain-containing protein, producing MEYKKISPLEEGDYYVNEQGYRVFTEQYHLKRGYCCKNGCKHCPFGYDKNTNSIKK from the coding sequence GTGGAGTATAAAAAAATAAGTCCTTTAGAAGAGGGAGATTATTACGTTAATGAACAAGGATACCGTGTTTTTACAGAACAATATCATTTAAAAAGAGGGTATTGTTGTAAAAACGGATGTAAACATTGTCCGTTTGGTTATGATAAAAATACGAATTCAATAAAAAAATAA
- a CDS encoding DUF4197 domain-containing protein, whose amino-acid sequence MLKRILLIAVIFQFSACSELQQVISQLPNTGITNDQIAGGLKEALNNGITNQVTKLSVENGFYKNELTRILLPEELQKVDNTLRSIGLSKLADEGIKVLNNAAEDAVGEAIPIFVDAIKGMTFTDAKNILLGDKNAATQYLQTATSETLYQKFNPIIANSFQKVGADKIWSNLITKYNSLPLTNDVNPDLTDYVTGEALKGVYTMVEVEELNIRTKVSSRSSDLLKKVFALQDN is encoded by the coding sequence ATGCTAAAACGAATACTATTAATTGCAGTGATTTTTCAATTTTCTGCATGTTCAGAATTACAACAAGTTATAAGTCAATTACCAAATACTGGTATAACAAACGATCAAATAGCGGGAGGTTTAAAGGAAGCTTTAAATAACGGAATTACAAACCAAGTAACAAAACTGTCTGTTGAAAATGGTTTTTATAAAAATGAATTAACCAGAATTTTACTTCCTGAAGAATTGCAAAAAGTAGATAATACTTTACGATCAATTGGTTTATCTAAATTAGCCGATGAAGGAATAAAGGTATTAAATAATGCAGCTGAAGATGCTGTTGGAGAGGCAATTCCTATTTTTGTTGATGCAATAAAAGGTATGACTTTTACAGATGCTAAAAATATTTTATTAGGAGATAAAAATGCAGCTACTCAATATTTACAAACAGCTACTTCAGAGACATTATACCAAAAATTTAATCCAATTATTGCCAATTCTTTTCAAAAGGTAGGAGCAGATAAAATTTGGTCGAATTTAATTACAAAATACAATAGTTTACCATTAACAAACGATGTAAATCCAGATTTAACAGATTATGTAACTGGAGAAGCTTTAAAAGGTGTTTATACAATGGTTGAAGTTGAAGAACTTAATATTAGAACTAAAGTAAGTAGCAGATCTTCAGATTTGCTAAAAAAGGTTTTTGCTTTACAAGACAATTAA
- a CDS encoding ABC transporter substrate-binding protein, whose translation MKIIKDQLGREITLKNTPKRIVSLVPSQTELLYDLALENELIGITKFCVHPYHLKSTKTSVGGTKKVDYEKIKALNPDFILCNKEENAYDMLPELEKIAPTYFSDVNTIQQAIDLILHLGSILNRRTEADNLVHKLEFKMNDFNQFIKDKPVRKVAYFIWAKPWMVVGNDTFINEMMKLNKFENIYGNMSRYPKVEINKIRHEGDPDVVILSSEPFSFKDEHAMEIASFTNRSITVFGDGEMFSWFGSRMLLAFDYFKELHKKLESHF comes from the coding sequence ATGAAAATAATTAAAGATCAACTAGGTCGAGAAATTACATTAAAAAATACACCTAAAAGAATCGTTTCATTAGTTCCTTCGCAAACAGAACTTTTATACGACTTAGCTTTAGAAAATGAATTGATTGGTATTACTAAATTTTGTGTACATCCTTATCATTTAAAATCAACTAAAACTAGCGTTGGTGGTACAAAAAAAGTAGATTATGAAAAAATTAAAGCATTAAATCCTGATTTTATACTATGTAATAAAGAAGAAAATGCTTACGATATGCTACCTGAACTAGAAAAAATAGCGCCCACCTATTTTTCTGATGTAAATACCATACAACAAGCTATTGATTTAATTTTACATTTAGGCTCAATACTTAACCGTAGAACTGAAGCGGACAATCTAGTACATAAACTTGAGTTTAAAATGAATGATTTTAACCAATTTATAAAAGATAAACCAGTTAGAAAAGTGGCTTATTTTATTTGGGCAAAACCTTGGATGGTTGTTGGTAACGACACATTTATAAATGAAATGATGAAACTAAATAAGTTTGAAAACATTTATGGAAATATGAGTCGTTATCCAAAAGTAGAAATCAATAAAATAAGACACGAAGGCGATCCAGATGTTGTTATTTTATCGTCAGAACCATTTTCTTTTAAAGATGAACATGCTATGGAAATTGCATCATTTACAAACCGATCTATCACTGTTTTTGGTGATGGCGAAATGTTTAGTTGGTTTGGATCTAGAATGCTTTTAGCTTTTGATTATTTTAAAGAATTACATAAAAAACTAGAAAGTCATTTTTAA
- the pyrF gene encoding orotidine-5'-phosphate decarboxylase, with amino-acid sequence MNKQELITQIQQKKSFLCIGLDVDLSKIPTHLLAKEDPIFEFNKQIIDATHHLAIAYKPNTAFYEAYGIKGWLALEKTIKYINANYPELFTIADAKRGDIGNTSTMYAKAFFEDLNFDSVTVAPYMGSDSVEPFLAFENKNTILLALTSNKGGLDFQGLKTENEALYKEVLKTALTWKNSENLMFVVGATKASYFEEIRKIVPNHFLLVPGVGAQGGNLQDVCKYGLNKDCGLLINSSRGIIYAGNDENFALKAQEEALKLQQEMAAILNTCC; translated from the coding sequence ATGAATAAACAAGAATTAATTACCCAAATTCAACAAAAAAAATCGTTTCTGTGCATTGGTTTAGATGTAGATTTATCTAAAATCCCAACACATTTATTAGCGAAAGAAGATCCTATTTTTGAATTTAACAAACAAATAATAGATGCAACACATCATTTAGCTATTGCCTATAAGCCAAATACTGCATTTTACGAAGCTTACGGAATTAAAGGTTGGCTTGCATTAGAAAAAACCATAAAGTATATTAATGCAAACTATCCTGAATTATTTACCATTGCAGATGCAAAACGTGGCGATATTGGAAATACATCTACAATGTATGCTAAAGCATTTTTTGAAGATTTAAATTTTGATTCTGTTACTGTAGCACCCTATATGGGAAGTGATTCTGTAGAACCTTTTTTAGCTTTTGAAAACAAAAACACTATACTTTTAGCCTTAACATCTAACAAAGGTGGATTGGATTTTCAAGGATTAAAAACAGAAAATGAAGCTTTATACAAAGAAGTTTTAAAAACAGCACTTACTTGGAAAAATTCTGAAAACTTAATGTTTGTTGTTGGAGCAACAAAAGCATCCTATTTTGAAGAAATTAGAAAAATTGTTCCAAATCATTTTCTATTAGTTCCAGGGGTTGGTGCTCAAGGAGGTAATTTACAAGATGTTTGCAAATATGGATTAAATAAAGATTGCGGCTTACTTATAAATTCTTCAAGAGGAATTATTTATGCTGGAAACGATGAGAACTTCGCCTTAAAAGCGCAAGAAGAAGCTCTAAAATTACAACAAGAAATGGCAGCTATATTAAACACTTGCTGTTAA
- the tpiA gene encoding triose-phosphate isomerase, whose amino-acid sequence MRKQIVAGNWKMNKNVQESTQLASEIVAEVKDLNLDNTRVIVTPTFVNISEVVKVAKGSAVEVAAQNMHQAKSGAFTGEISAEMLTSLGLKTVILGHSERREYFGETDAILTEKVDAALANGLEVIFCFGEVLEDRKAGNHFNVVESQIKNALFHLPADAWKNIVLAYEPVWAIGTGETASPEQAQEMHAFIRKIVTDKYNAEVAGDVSILYGGSVNPGNAKEIFSKEDVDGGLIGGAALKAESFIALVNSF is encoded by the coding sequence ATGAGAAAACAGATAGTTGCAGGAAACTGGAAAATGAACAAAAATGTTCAAGAGTCAACACAATTAGCAAGCGAAATTGTAGCAGAAGTAAAAGATTTAAATTTAGACAATACGCGTGTAATTGTTACACCAACTTTTGTAAATATTAGCGAAGTTGTAAAAGTAGCAAAAGGTTCAGCTGTAGAGGTAGCTGCTCAAAATATGCACCAAGCTAAAAGCGGTGCTTTTACAGGAGAAATTTCTGCTGAAATGTTAACATCTTTAGGTTTAAAAACTGTTATTTTAGGACACTCTGAAAGACGTGAGTATTTTGGAGAAACAGATGCTATTTTAACTGAAAAAGTTGATGCTGCATTAGCAAACGGGTTAGAAGTAATTTTCTGTTTTGGTGAAGTTTTAGAAGATAGAAAAGCTGGAAATCATTTTAACGTTGTTGAAAGTCAAATTAAAAATGCTTTGTTCCATTTACCAGCAGATGCTTGGAAAAATATTGTTTTAGCTTACGAACCAGTTTGGGCAATAGGTACTGGTGAAACTGCTTCTCCAGAACAAGCACAAGAAATGCACGCTTTTATTAGAAAAATTGTAACAGACAAATACAATGCAGAAGTTGCTGGAGATGTATCAATTTTATACGGAGGAAGTGTAAACCCTGGTAATGCAAAAGAAATTTTCTCTAAAGAAGATGTAGATGGTGGATTAATTGGTGGAGCTGCTTTAAAAGCTGAAAGTTTTATTGCTTTGGTAAATTCATTTTAA
- the prmA gene encoding 50S ribosomal protein L11 methyltransferase, with protein MIKYIGYNFAVTPKEPATEILIAQLGFAGFESFVENEDGVTAYIQEDDWNSEILKDIQILNSGEFKFTITEEVIEQTNWNSEWEKNFSPIQVDDLVSIRAPFHENPNLKYDIIIEPKMSFGTGHHETTHMMVQHLLNLDLLDKKVLDMGCGTGILAIFAEMKGAKPIDAIDIDNWCYENSLENVERNKCSHISVFEGDASLLVNKKYDVIIANINRNILLNDMQSYMNCLNKDGVILFSGFYKEDIPVIDAEVSKFNLKLDSTIERNNWVALKYKK; from the coding sequence ATGATAAAATACATTGGTTATAACTTTGCGGTTACACCTAAAGAACCTGCTACAGAAATTTTAATTGCGCAGTTAGGTTTTGCAGGTTTTGAAAGTTTTGTTGAAAATGAAGATGGCGTAACAGCCTATATTCAAGAAGATGATTGGAATTCTGAAATTTTAAAAGACATTCAGATTTTAAATTCAGGTGAGTTTAAGTTTACTATTACCGAAGAGGTGATAGAACAAACTAATTGGAATAGCGAATGGGAAAAAAACTTTAGCCCAATTCAGGTTGATGATTTGGTGAGTATTAGAGCTCCGTTTCATGAAAACCCAAATTTAAAGTACGACATTATTATAGAACCAAAAATGAGTTTTGGAACTGGGCATCATGAAACTACACATATGATGGTGCAGCACTTGTTAAACTTAGATTTATTAGATAAAAAAGTTTTGGACATGGGTTGCGGAACTGGAATTTTAGCAATTTTTGCTGAAATGAAAGGAGCAAAACCTATTGATGCAATTGATATTGATAATTGGTGTTACGAGAATTCATTGGAAAATGTGGAACGTAATAAGTGTTCTCATATTTCAGTTTTTGAAGGAGACGCTTCTTTGTTGGTAAACAAAAAGTACGATGTAATTATAGCAAATATTAATAGAAATATTCTGTTAAACGATATGCAATCGTATATGAATTGTTTAAATAAAGATGGTGTAATATTGTTTAGTGGGTTTTATAAAGAAGATATTCCAGTTATTGATGCAGAAGTATCTAAATTTAATTTAAAATTAGATAGCACTATAGAACGTAATAATTGGGTGGCTTTAAAGTATAAAAAATAA
- a CDS encoding ATP-dependent Clp protease adaptor ClpS, with amino-acid sequence MSTERKIQEEVETLEQETNQHEIVLFNDDVNTFDFVIDSLIEVCDHTLEQAEQCTILVHYKGKCTVKTGKYNELKPRCSKLLSKGLSAEII; translated from the coding sequence ATGAGTACCGAAAGAAAAATACAAGAAGAAGTTGAAACATTAGAGCAAGAAACCAATCAACATGAAATTGTGTTGTTTAATGACGATGTTAACACATTTGATTTTGTAATTGATTCTTTAATAGAAGTTTGTGACCATACTTTAGAACAAGCTGAACAATGTACAATTCTAGTTCATTATAAAGGTAAATGTACTGTAAAAACGGGTAAGTATAACGAGCTAAAACCACGTTGTAGTAAACTATTAAGTAAAGGTTTATCTGCTGAAATTATATAA
- a CDS encoding isoamylase early set domain-containing protein has translation MSLKKQYLKSKPVCKVTFSMDKDAVLGAQKVDLLGEFNNWNTAEPIAMKKLKNGSFKVTIDLPAGNEFQFKYLLDGENWVNDDSADKYVNSGLGAEENSVVLL, from the coding sequence ATGAGTTTAAAGAAACAATATTTAAAAAGTAAACCAGTTTGCAAAGTGACTTTTTCAATGGATAAAGATGCTGTATTAGGTGCTCAAAAAGTTGATTTGTTAGGTGAGTTTAATAATTGGAATACTGCAGAACCAATTGCAATGAAAAAATTAAAAAATGGTTCATTTAAGGTAACTATTGATTTACCTGCAGGAAATGAATTTCAATTCAAATATTTATTGGATGGTGAAAATTGGGTGAATGATGATAGTGCAGATAAATATGTAAATAGTGGATTAGGTGCTGAAGAAAATTCAGTTGTATTATTATAA
- a CDS encoding UDP-glucose--hexose-1-phosphate uridylyltransferase: MNTDLQDYSHKRYNILTGEWVLVSPHRAKRPWQGQKETLNKEVRPAYDESCYLCAGNTRINGEVNPDYKGAFVFTNDFAALQKDSKSFSVNDGLLKAESETGICKVICFSPDHSKSLAEMSTSAIEKVVDTWKYEYELLGKEENINYVQIFENKGSVMGCSNPHPHGQIWSQSSLPNEVFKKDVKQLEYFQKNNTTILEDYVKQELTLKERIIFENDAFVVLVPFWAVWPFEAMILPKKAQKNISCLTKEEGAQFAEAISVLTKAYDKLFDCSFPYSSGIHQAPTNNEDNNHWHWHMSFYPPLLRSATVKKFMVGYEMFGSPQRDITAEIAAQRLREL; this comes from the coding sequence ATGAATACAGATTTACAAGATTACTCACACAAACGCTACAATATATTAACAGGTGAATGGGTATTGGTTTCTCCACACCGAGCAAAAAGACCTTGGCAAGGACAAAAAGAAACTTTAAATAAAGAGGTAAGACCTGCTTACGATGAAAGTTGTTATTTATGTGCTGGTAATACTCGTATTAATGGAGAGGTTAATCCAGATTATAAAGGAGCATTTGTTTTTACTAACGATTTTGCTGCGCTTCAAAAAGATTCAAAATCATTTAGTGTAAATGATGGATTATTAAAAGCAGAAAGTGAAACTGGTATTTGTAAAGTAATTTGTTTCAGTCCTGATCATTCAAAAAGTTTAGCTGAAATGTCTACTTCTGCTATAGAAAAAGTAGTAGATACTTGGAAATATGAGTATGAACTTTTAGGAAAGGAAGAAAATATAAATTACGTTCAAATTTTTGAAAATAAAGGATCTGTAATGGGATGTAGTAATCCACATCCACACGGTCAAATTTGGAGCCAGTCTTCTTTACCTAACGAGGTGTTTAAAAAAGATGTTAAACAATTAGAATATTTTCAAAAAAATAATACAACAATTTTAGAAGATTACGTAAAGCAAGAATTAACGCTGAAGGAAAGAATTATTTTTGAAAACGATGCTTTTGTTGTATTGGTACCATTTTGGGCAGTTTGGCCTTTTGAAGCAATGATTTTGCCAAAAAAAGCACAAAAAAATATAAGTTGTTTAACCAAAGAAGAAGGAGCGCAATTTGCTGAAGCAATTTCTGTTTTAACAAAAGCATACGATAAATTATTTGATTGTTCTTTCCCATACTCTAGTGGAATTCATCAAGCGCCTACAAATAATGAAGATAACAATCATTGGCATTGGCATATGAGTTTTTATCCACCGTTATTAAGAAGTGCAACAGTTAAAAAGTTTATGGTTGGGTACGAAATGTTTGGTTCTCCACAAAGAGATATTACTGCTGAAATAGCAGCTCAAAGATTAAGAGAGTTATAA
- a CDS encoding glycoside hydrolase family 2 TIM barrel-domain containing protein encodes MKKTFITLVVILITINSFGQQKDPITDYKYYIENEAIISENKLDARASFTSYTNYNDALNENLSNAYYQSLDGNWKFNWVKNPKDRPTTFMNPSENLSDWNTIKVPSNWEVEGYGIPIYVNHQYEFSDHKAMVADDMELVDGIYPADPGNVPDNYNPVGSYRRDFTVDANWNDKEVFLQIGAMKSGGFVWLNGEYIGYSQGSKLPAEFNISKALKPGKNTIAIQIFRWTDGSYLECQDFWRISGIERSVYIYAQPKIRIDDFEVASTLDKAYENGLLDLTVSLKNNFSKKQNIQVSYQLLDENQQKITSENVKTTLNIASNNTVNFKAEIPQVKQWSAEHPNLYSLILEVKDKKGNVLEVIPTKIGFRSVEIKNGLLLVNGQRITLKGVNTQEANPETGHIVAEEQIIKDIKLWKENNINAVRLSHYPQQRRFYELCDIYGIYVVDEANIESHGMYYGKHSLAKKESWELAHVDRMVRMVKRDKNHPSVIIWSMGNEAGNGVNFFAGYDAIKAADKTKRPVQYERPYKDYDGSLFDMDTNTDIIVPQYPSPATFEAIGKSKTDRPFIPSEYAHAMGNSTGNFQDYWDIIEQYDNLQGGFIWDWVDQSIWKTNEKGERYYAYGGDYGKNMPSDDTFLNNGIVFPDRTPQPGLYEVKKAHEFINFKNKGINKHNEIRILVENLYDFTNLNQFNITAQIKADGAILKTINVGSIPVETHTGKLIRISLDDVDYKENTEYFVEISATTKEAWSLLPAGFEVAHEQIMLTNKFKRNTKEVYSNNTLTVKDSDENVTISNEDVTIIFNKENGIITSYTYKGNQLIKDGNGPKPNFWRAPTDNDFGNRMQANNIEWKKASLFAKVTNFETSKGANNSIKVTIDYKLPGVETTFNSTYAINGDGVILIDNTLNETTYKGDIPRIGMRMQLPKKYGNMNYYGRGPWENYQDRKASAFIDVYNSKVKDQYVPYIRPQENGYKTEVRWAAFSDTNNNGLLVVSKNKSKGFGMSALHMPNEDFDTTEGLVYGNTQDIEPEFRIDGIPAINTSKHTIDIKEQDLIQLNIDLEQRGVAGDNSWGAKPQDYYQIKGNTKHKYQFYLVPFNNLKKDDIIEISKLTYKF; translated from the coding sequence ATGAAAAAAACATTTATCACTTTAGTAGTTATCTTGATAACTATAAACTCTTTTGGCCAGCAAAAAGATCCGATTACCGATTATAAATATTATATTGAAAATGAAGCAATAATAAGTGAAAACAAATTAGACGCACGTGCTTCTTTTACTTCATACACTAATTATAACGATGCTTTAAACGAAAATTTATCAAATGCATATTACCAATCACTAGATGGTAATTGGAAATTCAATTGGGTAAAAAACCCAAAAGATAGACCGACTACTTTTATGAATCCTTCAGAAAATCTTTCTGATTGGAATACTATAAAAGTTCCTTCTAATTGGGAAGTTGAAGGTTATGGAATTCCTATTTATGTAAATCACCAATACGAATTTTCGGACCACAAAGCCATGGTTGCTGATGATATGGAATTGGTTGACGGTATTTACCCTGCTGATCCAGGAAATGTTCCAGACAACTACAACCCTGTTGGTTCTTATAGAAGAGATTTCACTGTTGACGCTAATTGGAACGATAAAGAAGTTTTTTTACAAATTGGAGCTATGAAATCGGGTGGTTTTGTATGGTTAAACGGAGAGTATATTGGCTATTCACAAGGAAGTAAATTACCTGCTGAATTTAATATCTCTAAAGCTTTAAAACCTGGAAAAAACACTATTGCTATTCAAATTTTTAGATGGACAGATGGTAGTTATTTAGAATGTCAAGATTTCTGGAGAATTAGCGGTATAGAACGAAGTGTTTATATTTATGCGCAACCAAAAATAAGAATTGATGATTTTGAAGTAGCCTCAACATTAGATAAAGCCTATGAAAATGGCTTACTAGATTTAACTGTTTCTTTAAAAAATAATTTTTCAAAAAAACAAAACATACAAGTTAGTTATCAATTATTAGATGAGAACCAACAAAAAATTACTTCAGAGAATGTAAAAACTACTTTAAATATTGCTTCTAACAATACAGTTAATTTTAAAGCAGAAATTCCACAAGTAAAACAATGGAGTGCAGAACATCCAAACCTATATTCTTTAATTTTAGAAGTAAAAGATAAAAAAGGAAATGTTTTAGAGGTAATTCCTACTAAAATTGGATTTAGATCTGTTGAAATTAAAAATGGATTGCTTTTAGTAAACGGACAACGTATTACTTTAAAAGGTGTAAATACTCAAGAAGCCAATCCAGAAACCGGACATATTGTAGCTGAAGAACAGATAATAAAAGACATTAAACTTTGGAAAGAAAACAACATAAATGCAGTACGTTTAAGTCATTATCCTCAACAGCGAAGATTTTACGAATTATGTGATATTTACGGAATATATGTTGTTGACGAAGCAAATATTGAGTCGCACGGAATGTACTACGGAAAACATTCGCTAGCCAAAAAAGAAAGTTGGGAATTAGCTCATGTTGACAGAATGGTTAGAATGGTAAAACGCGATAAAAATCATCCTTCTGTAATTATTTGGTCTATGGGTAATGAAGCTGGAAATGGTGTAAACTTTTTTGCTGGATACGATGCTATTAAAGCTGCTGATAAAACTAAACGACCTGTACAATACGAACGACCATATAAAGACTACGATGGTAGCTTATTTGACATGGATACCAACACAGATATAATTGTGCCTCAATATCCTTCCCCAGCAACATTTGAAGCTATTGGAAAATCTAAAACAGATAGACCTTTTATTCCTAGTGAATATGCTCACGCAATGGGAAATAGTACTGGTAATTTTCAAGATTATTGGGATATTATTGAGCAATACGACAATTTACAAGGTGGTTTTATTTGGGATTGGGTAGATCAATCTATCTGGAAAACAAATGAAAAAGGCGAACGCTATTACGCTTATGGTGGAGATTATGGAAAAAACATGCCTTCAGATGACACCTTTTTAAATAACGGAATCGTTTTTCCTGATCGTACACCACAACCTGGTTTATACGAAGTAAAAAAAGCACACGAATTTATTAATTTCAAAAATAAAGGAATTAATAAACATAATGAAATTAGAATACTTGTTGAAAACCTATATGATTTTACAAATTTAAATCAATTTAACATTACTGCACAAATTAAAGCTGACGGTGCAATTTTAAAAACTATAAATGTTGGAAGTATTCCTGTTGAAACACATACTGGAAAGCTTATTAGAATAAGTTTAGATGACGTAGATTATAAAGAAAACACCGAATATTTTGTTGAAATTTCAGCAACTACAAAAGAAGCTTGGAGCTTACTTCCTGCTGGCTTTGAAGTTGCACATGAGCAAATTATGCTAACAAATAAATTTAAACGAAATACTAAGGAAGTTTATTCAAACAATACACTTACTGTTAAAGATTCTGATGAAAATGTAACTATTTCTAATGAAGATGTTACCATTATTTTTAATAAAGAAAATGGAATTATTACATCTTACACATACAAAGGGAACCAACTTATAAAAGATGGTAATGGTCCAAAACCAAACTTTTGGCGCGCACCAACAGACAATGATTTTGGTAATAGAATGCAAGCAAACAATATTGAATGGAAAAAAGCATCATTATTTGCCAAAGTAACAAATTTTGAAACTTCAAAAGGAGCTAATAATAGTATTAAAGTTACAATAGATTATAAGCTTCCTGGAGTTGAAACTACTTTTAATTCAACTTATGCAATAAATGGTGATGGCGTTATTTTAATTGATAATACCTTAAATGAAACCACTTACAAAGGAGATATTCCACGTATAGGAATGCGCATGCAATTACCAAAAAAATATGGAAACATGAACTATTACGGTCGTGGTCCTTGGGAAAATTATCAAGACAGAAAAGCATCTGCTTTTATAGATGTTTATAACTCAAAGGTAAAAGACCAATATGTTCCATACATTCGTCCACAAGAAAATGGATACAAAACAGAAGTACGTTGGGCTGCTTTTTCTGACACTAATAATAATGGACTACTAGTAGTTTCAAAAAACAAATCTAAAGGTTTTGGAATGAGTGCTCTGCATATGCCAAATGAAGATTTTGACACTACTGAAGGACTTGTTTATGGAAATACGCAAGATATTGAGCCAGAATTTAGAATTGATGGTATTCCAGCAATTAATACATCTAAGCATACAATAGATATTAAAGAACAAGATCTTATTCAATTAAATATTGATTTAGAACAAAGAGGTGTTGCTGGAGATAATAGTTGGGGTGCTAAACCACAAGACTACTACCAAATTAAAGGTAATACTAAACATAAGTATCAATTTTATTTAGTTCCTTTTAATAATCTAAAAAAAGATGATATTATTGAAATAAGTAAATTAACATATAAGTTTTAA